CAGCCCTCTGACATCAACTGCCATACGAAGTCCCGCCTTGTTCCCAATGTGCCTGCCCCCAGCGGTACACAGCAGgcgctcaataaatacttgtggatGAACGAATTCTTCCTGCAAGTAGTTTATtgtctcccattttacagaagacagAACCGAAGCCTGGCAGGTAAAGGCCTCCCAGGCACCATGTCAGGCACTGAGGCTGACCCTGACCCTGTCTTTGTCTCTGGGTGTTCAGAGACATTGAGACTTTGGAGGAGCAAACCTGAggcaggtggtggggagagggtccaGCAGGGTtggagtgggcagagggagggccgGAAGGGCACAGCTTCAGGTGGCCACAGAGGCTGGTAGGCAAGTGTGGGGAGGAGTTCCCCATGATCCTGGCCCCGGGGTGGCTTCAGGCAGACCCTTTGTTCATGGGCAGTGGGCAGGCAGACATGGAGATAGTAATCAGCAGACAGGGACGCTCAGACAGAACCCCTGGGCTCTGTCATCAACCTCATTTTACAGGAAGAGAGACTGAGgccccaggctcccaggtggGAGGGTAGAGAAGCAACCCTTCCCCATAGTCCCGAGGAGGGAGGTGGAAGCACATTAGGACAGGCAGGACTGCCCACTGCCCTCAGCCACCACCACCCTACCTCAATGCCAGCTGTCGTTTCCCATGAGCACCCTTTAAGAGACAGCTCTGAGGTCttcttcctccaggcagccttccttgAACATCCTCAGGCAGAAAGcatcatctcttcctcttttgtgCACTGTCTGCCAAGGGCCCCTTTCTGACCCCTTGGCTGGGCCCATTCCCTGCCAGTTCTACACCGCCCCCTAAAAAAAAAGCTCTCCcagcctggggtggaggagggaagggatgagGAGGGAGATATCTGAGACCCTATGGTAAGTTGAATAATGGCTTCCAAAGACATCCAGATCCTAATCCTTGAAATCTGTGACCTTACATGGCAAaatggactttgcagatgtaattaaattcaGGATATTGAGTTGCAGAGACCagcctggattatccaggggGACTCAATTTAATCTCACTTATAAGTGTCCttataagtgaaagagggagTCAGGAAAGTCAGGAGATTGGAAGACGCTATACTGTTGCCTCTGAAGAGACAGTAGGAAGCCAAGGAAAGCAGCTCCAGAGGATAAAGCTAAGGAAATTCTTTCgtagagtctccagaaggaactaGCCCTGAGGACACCTCAACTTTATCCTGGTGAAACTGATTTCGAGATTTCTGGCCTAAAGAACTGTAAGGTACCTAATGTGTTCCTCTAACGAACtgagttggtggtaatttgttgcaGCAGTCAAGGAAAACTAATACAAACCACCAATCAACCCTGCCTGCCTGACCAAGTCTCATCCCTGTGGGGCTGGGCTGTACCTGCCCAGTGACCCAGCACGCTCGTCCCGGCCCCTGTAGCTGTCATTGACCCCAGGCATGGTCCAGGCAGACACTTGCTCTGAAGCCCTGATGTTTGTCCTCCTGCTTCTCACCTGGAAGCAGAAGCTCTCAGCAAAAGGAGCCCCACTGACATGCTGAGGTCAGGGTGGCTGGGAGCCGAGTGAACCGAGGGTACCCGCAGGCATTCCCAGGTTGCCTCCCGGTTACCTGCAGTGCTGTCACTCCCCAGAAAACTATTTGGTACCCACTGTATGCCAGGTGCTGAGGACACACATGTAAACAAATCAAACAGGGGCTTTCAACCCCACAGATGTCACATTTCTCTCTAAAAAGGCCGGATGCCCACCTGCTACACACAGCATCCCAAACCCAGGTGAAGTGAGGCAGAATGGGGGCCCCAGGGCTTAGGGGGTAGGCAGAAGGCCCATGTTCAGTTTGTTCAGAAGTTGACTGCCATCTACCCAACGGTGACTAACTCaggaaggcttctgggaggaggaaggaattcaagagctGCCTTCCCTGTAGGCTGCTGTCCAGAGGAAGGGCTGAGGCATACAGCAGGGTTGCCACAAAGGCTGATGGAGCCCTGAAGGAGGTGCAGGAACTGGCCCTGAGTATTTGAGTGGAGATGGGGGTGATGCGGCCTCTCGTGGGCAGGGATAGGGGCCAGGGTCCCTTGGGAAGGCCAGGGATGTCCAGGAGCAAGCTCCCACCCAAAATCACATGACACTGACCCAGAGGACCACCTTGGCCTCTTTGAGACTCAGTGACCACAGCTGCCCCACAGCATATTAGAAGAATCCCAGAAGCCACTGCCCACGAAAGAAGTCAAGGCTCCCATTGCACTTTGATATCAGGACCCAGGTGGGAGCCAGTCTTTGAGGCTCAGGCCCTATcggtccctccccagccctgaccaCACTACTCCAAGCCCAAGTCCCAGCCAGGTGTGCAAGGCAGCAACCCGGGAGCAGCACAGAAATGGCGGGATTCCACCCAGGCCCAGCCTGCAGGCAGCAGAGCAGAAAATAAACTTCACACCCTGAGGTGGGGGGTAGTTAGCCCTGCAATGGGCCGGTCAATGGGTTGGCCAGGGAGTGATCTGCCATCCAAAGACGGGAGTCCCCAGCACCTGCAGAAACCCAGAGGATAAGTAAATCAGAGCCTTCAGCCCTGGTGCGCCAGCCAAGGGTGAACGTTCTCCCGCGCCTCTGATGACTGAGGGTGCACTCAGTAGGACTCTCAGGATCTGGGATATGGGTGCCCCGCTTAGGGCCCCTGCAGGGATTTGGCCAGGGCCTCCGCTGCTGGACTCCCACAGGAAAGGATGATCAAAGGTACTCCCAACTGTACCTTCCTGGAGACGAGGTTTATGGGTGCCTTCCAAAAGGGCCTTTGCGAACATGGAAGGCAGGGCAGCCCCAGCTGGACGCCCACAGGGACTGGAGTCAGGGGTGCTCCTGAGAGGGTCCCTCCCACTTATGCTGCCAGAGCTCTCTGTAGCAATGGGTGCTTGCCCTGCGTCCTCTCCAGCCTCCATGGGCATCATGGCGGAGTTGTCATGGAGAGCATCAGGATGGGACCGAGGTccccaggcctggaggcagggcctGCAGCGCAGATGCATTTACTGTGGCCCCCACAGCCTCCTCCCGCCCCGTGCCCGCGGGGCCCAGTGAGGATCAGCCTCCGCCCCCCCACTTGAGGTCCGAGGGCCTGTCCGGTGTCTCATCAGGAAGCCCCTCGGGCGCCAGCGCATCCTCTGCAGCCACTGGCGGGGCGGTGTCTAGGTCTTGGTCCATGGGGCGCGGTGTCCAGGCAGGGGTCCTGAGCGCCCCCGGTGTGGGCCGAGGCGACAGCCAGGGGAAGCCTTGAGCGGGGGCGAGCGCCACAAGCTGGGGCCGCGCTGGGCCGGAGGTGGAGGCGCGCGGGATGAGGAAGAAGATGTAGATGCCCGAGACCACAAGGCCCGCGGCCACCAGCACGGCCAGGGCCACGGCCGCGTGGAAGACCCAGGCCGAGCTGGCCAGCGTCAGGCGGCGGGACAGTGGGCGGCCGAGgcgcagcggcggcggcggcggtggcgggcGGGCCTTGCGCGGCccgggcgcggggggcgggggccgcAGGTAGAGCAGGCCACGCCGGCGGTCGAAGCGCACGGAGCCCTGGCGTGGCAGCGGGGTACGCGCGGTGCGGGGCAGGAGGCCATGCTgcgtgggcagggagggcagcccgCGGCGCGGGGCCAGGCGCGTGGGCGCGCGGCACACTGGGCAGGCCACCGCATCGCCGCCGCCCGCTGTGGCCAGAGACAGGCGAGCCAGGCACTCGAGGCAGAAGACATGGCCGCAGTCCAGGCACTTGGGCAGCTTGAATACGCTATCAAAGGGTGACACGCAGATGAGGCACTCCACTGGGGACGCCGGCGGCAAGATGAGGCCCGAGCCTGGGCTGcagtccccttcctcctcctcgccCTGATCTTCGTCCTCCCCTCTGCTGGGGGAGCGGGGTGCGGTCAGGGAGCCCGGGGTGCTGGGGCCTGAGCCCTGGGGGGCCCGGGGGCGGTGGAGCCAGGGTGGCCGGGGGCAGGGCATCCGGACCTGACCTGCAGGGAGAGGtcaagcagagaggagagggggcctggggagggttAGGGGCTGGACTCTGAAGGGATCACTCAACAGAGCAGGGGCTTCCGGAGAAGGGGTAGCAGAGACAGGTGGGACAGGAGACTGGGAGGATGAACAGAGGAGTGGGGTGTGCAGGACTGGAGGTGGGCAGGTTGACAGAACACAGAGGAGCCCTTAAGAGGATTGGAGACAGGGACAGACCCGCAGATTCTGAGGTAGACCTAGGGGACACTACAGGAGGGAGCTGACTGGACCCAAGTGACTCCAGGAAGAACCTGACAGGGAGGAGCATCTAGGGACCCTCAGGAGAGCTGGGCAGACAGACCCTGAGGAGACCACGGAAGACTCAAGGGCAGGGCAAGTGAGGGACAGGGCACCCAAGCTTTCGGATGGGTGGCCACTAGCCTGGCCAGAAACCCAGGATCAGTGGCTCCCCACCCATGAGACCCCAGCTGGCCAGCGGCCCTTCGTTACCTGTTGcacctcctccctctggctgGAACTCCACACCAGTTTTGACCCCAACCACAGGCCTACCAGCAGCTGGATATGTAGTGCCCCTCCCTGTGGGAGGGTGCCTGTCTTGGGGCCACTCCCTCCAGATCCCAGGCTCCTGCCAGACCTGTCTgactgcccaccccacctccagatTGGTCCAGCTAGGATGATAAACACTAACCCCGACCTTGCGCATGTCGGGGGTGTTGGAAAGGTGGAGCCCCAGGTTGACCCATCAGTGAGTCTGGGCGCCTCGGGATTGAGCCCTACCCCTACTCCCAGTCTCCCAACACCTCCTCACAAATCTCAGCCATGGGTGGGAATCTGCAGCTCTGTGGGTGCAAGGGGCTGGTGAGGCAGTgtccagggagaggagggtgggactTCTTGAACCCTGGGGTGCTGAACGCAGGCAGGCCCCACAATGGACTGGTTCAGCTGCAGACAAGGGGCAAGAAATTGTTCTAGCCCAGAGGGGCCTTGGCTTCCCCTCCAGTGGCTGCTGCCTGCCTGGTAAAGTGCTTCTTAGGGTGGCGGGCTGCACTCACCAAGCCCCTCCCCAGACCAGTGACACCTCTGCCAAGACAACCCCACCCCTCCAACTTCCAACACCTGCTGGAACAGTCCAGGCAGCCAGGCCTGCACCCCGGGGTGCCACGGTTCTGAGTCAGTGGTGCTTCCCTGGTAAATCCAGGTCCCTGCAGGAGAGTAGACATGCCAGGAATGTGGGCAGTTCAAGTCATCCTGCCCCTGGCCCCGCACTTCGACACCCCTCCCTCATCCGTCAAGGACAGACAGTGGCACAAGGGGGTGATGCCACCCCAAAGGGCAAAGAGGTTTATTGGGGCTACAGCTTGGCGATCAACGGTTAGACTTGGCCACGCGTTCCAGCTCATCCTTCTTCTTGATAGCATAGGAGTTGGAGGAGCCCTGCAATAAAGGGTAGTTAGCGCCAATGTTGGAGGACCCTCTCCTgagacccccaccccctgccccgaaTCCTCACCCACCTTCGCCGCGTTGATGAGCTCATCTGCCAGGCACTCGGCGATGGTCTTGATGTTCCGGAAGGCAGCCTCACGGGCACCTGTGCACAGCAGCCAGATGGCCTGGGGAGCACAGGGGTCAGCTAAACAGGAGGTGCCCTTAGTACCCAGGGCCCCAACCAATACTGGCTACCATGCTGCCATCGCTGGGCCACCAAAGCAAGGCACTGCGGGAGCCCACAGCACTGCCCAAGTGGCATGCTGCTAGACCCAGGATCAGACTGAAGGCCACAAAGTGGGTCCCTGATAACAGGGGACTCGAGACTGGCTATGACAGGGAAATGCAATGTGTGCTCCTGGCCTAGAAccctttaagaaaaacaaacagctatGGACAATTTATGCTGAGGGCAGCTCCATAACTGGAACAGTGAGAACTAGTAAAATATTCAACTGCTGTTAAAATGCCTTGGGGGATGACACTGGGGATAGAACGTCCTTGTTCCTAGGAGACACCCACTGAAGTGTTaatggggaaatggaaaaaaatcctgCAGAGGGATTCTCAAATGgcctaaggaaaaaaaaccccaaaacaacagaGTACAAACATATACCCAAATGAAACTGGCCCCTCAGCCAAATGCTGCCCAGGAGAGGGCCCAGAGGTAGTACCTGCCCTGCACAGAGTGGGAAtctaggaaggcttcctggaggaaatgacACTCAGGTAAAACACTCAGACAGAGATGAGTATTACCACTTGCCAGTCTGCCCCAGGCAGGATTCTGCCAGTGCCTGGAGGCTGTTCCTGGCCAGCCAGCTGCGCTGAAAGCCATAAGCCCACCTGATTCACACGGCGCAGTGGTGACACGTCCACGGCCTGCCGCCTCACTGTTCCAGCTCGCCCGATGCGGGTGGAGTCCTCCCGGGGGCCGCTGTTGATGATGGCGTTCACCAGGACCTGCAGGGGGTTCTAGGGGTGGGGGGGGCCTATGAGCTGACACCTGGCCCATACCTCTCCGCAGCTCCTACCCCTGCCACTTGGAACCGCCCAGCCTCAAGGACCTACCTCGCCCGTGAGCAGGTGGATGATCTCGAAGGCATGCTTGACGATGCGCACGGTCATGAGCTTCTTGCCATTGTTGCGGCCGTGCATCATCATGGAGTTGGTGAGGCGCTCCACGATGGGGCACTGCGCTTTGCGGAAGCGCTTGGCCGCATAGCGCCCTGCGCTGTGGGGCAGGTACTTGGCATACTTCTCCTTCACAGCAATGTAGTCCTGGCgcagcaggaagaggggcagaggGACCGCAGTCAGGAGCAGGATGGACCCAATCCTCCTTAGGTAGCCCCACCCACCTGCGGGGGCCTGGGTTTGAGCCCCCAGCGGCCACAAGGAGTAAGACTTGGCCACAACGAATGAGACTAGCACAAGAGACTCACAAAGTCAGTAAAAAGAGCACTTCATCTAtaatcagaggaagaaaagtgaagaaCTAAGATTACAGCCCATGATCCCACCTCAAAATGCACTACGGACGTTTTGCATTAGGTTCTGGAAGGCTGTCATGTGCATTGTGGATACTAAGCAGCACCCACGGTGCCCGGAGCACTCCTCAGTACTGAGGCCCAAAAAAATGCATCCAGACAGTCCCCCGAGGGGGAAAAATATCACCTCAGGAAGCCACTGTTTGAAAAGAATCATTCAACAATCTTGtctatgtatacatatgtttCCCAAGATAAAGTCTGGAAAATCATAAAATCCCAGGTCAGAGGAACCACGTGTAAGTTAAGAAGACTTTCAACATTTCCACCATAAAACGTACTCAGTCATTCTATAAGGTGCACATGGGAACATATACAATGAGTTTCCACAAATACAAGGATTAACAAGAAAAGAACACAGGATTTTCTGAGACCGGCACCAGTCAGGTGTCTAACCCAGAGAGAACCACCTGCACAAACAGGGAACTCCTTCAGGTGCTCATGCAAGGCTTCATGCTGTGCAAGAAAAAGTGCAAACACCAAACGCCTCAGCAAGGGTTTGGTTAGGCCGTCTGGCCCCACAGTGTGGAGCCCTGCACAGCTTTCACAAGTGAGATCTGGTACCATGCTGACTTCCCCGCCCCTAGGAGAAcaccaagggaaaagggaaaaatagcttttacatcattaagaaaacaaacaaacaaacaaaaaacccaaaaaaacacacaaggaaacacacatgtgacagagaccacaggggacccacaaagaagaaaacatttactatctggtccttttaTGTTTGCTAACCCCTCCATCAACAAACCCATGAAGGAGAACAGCTCTTCAAGACATTCAGAGTGAAAAACAGGTTTGAATTCTCCTTTAGACTTAGTGCCTACATTCCATGATACAGTTAGAGGCAACAAaaagttttaattccttttaaaacgAGAAAGGGAAAATGTACATGATCCATCCTGAACTTATTATACCAATACAGTCACAATCTCTTCTTATGAAAAGCCCACAAAGTCCTAAAGAGACCAAGAGTAAAATAGTGTGGGGGCAACATAAAGTGGGAGAACTCCCATTTCCCAATTTCAAACCCTATTACAAAGTGACAATAATCAAGGCGACGTGGCACTGTCAgaaggacagacacagagaccaatgaaataaagagaatccagaaataaacccttacatctATGCTTAAGTGATTTTAACCAAAGATGCTGAGATCCTTCAGTGGGAGAAATACTCTTTTCAACAAACGTgccaaaatacatacatacaatgtaTAAGGGAGACTTCAAGGTACATTTTATGGCctaaatttgttaaatttaagATACATAAAactccaaaaagacaaaaacaaaaggcgCTGAGATAACTAGgtttccacatgcaaaataacGTTGGGTacttacactttaaaagggtTACAATGGTGGATTTTATGTTACCTGTATTTGactacaggaaaacaaaaacctgggGAATGTGATACTACTCCCCAAGGAAGAAACTGTATCCTGACAAAAACTAGGAACCTCTAacaggacagaaggaaaaaatggacaTAGTGGGCGCAGTGGGCCAGGGATCCCTCCTTTACCCGTCCCACTTTCAACTGTTGACTTAGTGGGACAGTTTCAAGTGACCTCCCCCTCCAGGGGAGCACAATCACTACATCCCCTCACCTGCAAGGAAATGTCGTTGATCTGCACATCATCGGTGCTCCACTTCCCAAAAAGCTTTATGTCCGGGGTCTCTGCTACTGCAGGTGCAGCTGTCTCCCACTCCGTCATCCTAGAAACAGAAACTGGCAAGGTCTAAGCACACCGACCACTGACTCTGAGGCTAGCCTATATCCTGAGAACTGAGAAGTTAGCAGGAATCAAGGAAGACTGTGAACGTCTGGGTCCACCTTGATGAGCCTTAGAAAAACCACTCGTCAACAAGAAGCATCTATCTCTCACCCAAGAACCCTGGGGCCAATAGCAGGCAGGCATCTGGTCGACAGTTGCCGAGCAACCCAGAGATGGGTAGGTTATGTCCGATGCCCTGACGTTGCATCTGTTCGAATTCAAATCCCAACCGTATTCCTCACGAGCTCTGAGACCCTAGGTAAGCCTAAAAACCGCTTtggactcaatttcctcattcagcaaaatgaaaagaggatCACGGCAAGAATTCTGCGCTTTATCGTCGCAAACATTGAGACTGTTGTCCGACCCCGAGGAGGCACTTGGGCCTGCTATTcaggagaaaacatttccagATCAAAGCGTGCATTGTGCATCTAAAGGTAACGGAAACTTCTtatataaacaaaacacaaatgcaGAGACTAAGCCAATATTTCCGTGTCCGC
This region of Camelus ferus isolate YT-003-E chromosome 9, BCGSAC_Cfer_1.0, whole genome shotgun sequence genomic DNA includes:
- the RNF225 gene encoding RING finger protein 225; the protein is MRKVGVSVYHPSWTNLEVGWAVRQVWQEPGIWREWPQDRHPPTGRGTTYPAAGRPVVGVKTGVEFQPEGGGATGQVRMPCPRPPWLHRPRAPQGSGPSTPGSLTAPRSPSRGEDEDQGEEEEGDCSPGSGLILPPASPVECLICVSPFDSVFKLPKCLDCGHVFCLECLARLSLATAGGGDAVACPVCRAPTRLAPRRGLPSLPTQHGLLPRTARTPLPRQGSVRFDRRRGLLYLRPPPPAPGPRKARPPPPPPPLRLGRPLSRRLTLASSAWVFHAAVALAVLVAAGLVVSGIYIFFLIPRASTSGPARPQLVALAPAQGFPWLSPRPTPGALRTPAWTPRPMDQDLDTAPPVAAEDALAPEGLPDETPDRPSDLKWGGGG
- the RPS5 gene encoding 40S ribosomal protein S5; the protein is MTEWETAAPAVAETPDIKLFGKWSTDDVQINDISLQDYIAVKEKYAKYLPHSAGRYAAKRFRKAQCPIVERLTNSMMMHGRNNGKKLMTVRIVKHAFEIIHLLTGENPLQVLVNAIINSGPREDSTRIGRAGTVRRQAVDVSPLRRVNQAIWLLCTGAREAAFRNIKTIAECLADELINAAKGSSNSYAIKKKDELERVAKSNR